A section of the Jatrophihabitans sp. genome encodes:
- a CDS encoding LysE family translocator encodes MTAVISWHFLFAAVVVIVTPGPDIAFLTSILLRSRNRRAAILAASGMMLAGIGHAALGIGGMTLVLYDHPGLFLTLRACGAVILACYGLVILKGLIDQARADPEPAGLPAAGAASAARPVRHPFIAGFGCTAANPKVGLFLVAFLPQFVPHDAATTAALLSLATTYLALGALWLAFWIYLIGRLQDAPALVRIRPATELVMGVVLLFFAARLAMQ; translated from the coding sequence ATGACGGCCGTCATCTCGTGGCACTTCCTGTTCGCTGCTGTCGTGGTAATCGTGACACCCGGGCCGGATATCGCCTTTCTCACCAGCATCTTGCTGCGAAGTCGCAACAGGCGTGCCGCGATCCTGGCCGCCAGCGGCATGATGCTCGCCGGCATCGGCCACGCGGCGCTCGGTATCGGTGGTATGACGCTGGTGTTGTATGACCATCCCGGCCTGTTCCTGACGCTTCGAGCCTGTGGCGCTGTGATTCTTGCCTGCTACGGCCTGGTCATCCTCAAAGGCCTCATCGATCAGGCTCGAGCAGATCCCGAGCCGGCTGGCCTGCCGGCGGCGGGGGCAGCGAGCGCGGCCAGGCCAGTACGGCATCCCTTCATCGCAGGCTTTGGTTGCACAGCGGCAAATCCCAAGGTAGGCCTTTTCTTGGTGGCTTTCCTGCCGCAGTTCGTGCCTCACGACGCCGCGACAACAGCGGCTCTGCTATCACTGGCGACGACGTATTTGGCGCTGGGAGCGCTGTGGCTCGCCTTCTGGATCTACTTGATCGGCCGGCTCCAGGACGCGCCGGCGCTGGTCCGCATCCGGCCGGCGACTGAGCTTGTCATGGGTGTCGTCCTCTTGTTCTTTGCCGCCCGGCTCGCAATGCAGTGA
- a CDS encoding ATP-grasp domain-containing protein, which yields MPESGSSYDPHGPAVIVDPYSSGAQLAPAFTARGIPVVALLTAPRPPAVYASSYRPQDFGTVLIHEGSIAGLAARVGALRPRCVLAGTESGVELAERLAPLVVAEVANVATLADARRHKARMAEAVALSGHRTIPQVCASDRQQVTRWIQETGLSGSDLVIKPPKSAGTDGVTFVPGGRGWARVFDKALHSTNQLGIVNDSLVVQQHIAGTEYVVDTFSHDGLHTVTDVCRYTKIHNDSQMAVYDTMEWVDPNTPVVAELVEYTRGVLDAVGMRFGAAHVELMHTESGPVLIEMAARSHGGGQPRFCKLATNDSQIERTVRYFDGDHDISMSYQLVNQTLIVFHIVPSTSQVADTDGMDRIRKLPSYYESSANFKPGDHIEITKDLFGSLAVGFVVLSGQDRAALWKDYATIRSIEAEMFRPCSPASAADTAQQPA from the coding sequence ATGCCTGAATCGGGTTCGTCCTATGACCCGCACGGCCCTGCGGTGATTGTCGATCCGTACTCCTCGGGTGCGCAACTGGCGCCGGCGTTCACCGCCCGCGGCATTCCCGTGGTCGCGTTGCTGACAGCGCCCCGCCCACCTGCGGTGTACGCCAGCTCCTACCGTCCGCAGGACTTCGGCACGGTGCTGATCCACGAGGGTTCGATAGCCGGCCTCGCCGCCAGGGTGGGGGCACTGCGGCCTCGCTGCGTCCTGGCAGGCACCGAGTCGGGCGTGGAGTTGGCTGAGAGGCTGGCGCCACTGGTCGTCGCCGAAGTGGCTAACGTCGCGACACTTGCGGATGCGCGCCGGCACAAGGCCAGAATGGCCGAAGCTGTCGCACTCAGCGGCCACCGGACTATCCCCCAGGTATGCGCGAGCGACCGGCAGCAGGTCACGCGGTGGATTCAGGAGACCGGGCTGTCCGGTTCAGACCTGGTGATCAAACCACCCAAGAGTGCCGGCACTGACGGTGTCACCTTCGTGCCCGGCGGCCGGGGCTGGGCGCGCGTCTTCGACAAGGCTCTCCACAGCACCAATCAGCTGGGAATCGTCAATGATTCACTGGTCGTCCAGCAGCACATCGCAGGCACCGAATACGTGGTCGACACCTTCAGCCATGATGGGCTCCACACGGTCACCGACGTCTGCCGCTACACCAAGATCCACAATGACTCGCAGATGGCTGTCTACGACACGATGGAATGGGTCGATCCGAACACGCCTGTCGTAGCCGAGTTGGTCGAGTACACCCGCGGAGTGCTCGATGCCGTCGGCATGCGCTTCGGGGCCGCACACGTGGAGCTGATGCACACAGAGTCCGGCCCCGTCCTCATCGAAATGGCCGCCCGCTCGCACGGCGGTGGCCAGCCCCGGTTCTGCAAGCTGGCGACCAATGACAGCCAGATCGAGCGCACGGTCCGCTATTTTGATGGCGACCACGACATCTCGATGTCCTACCAGCTGGTCAACCAGACCCTGATCGTCTTTCATATCGTGCCCAGCACGTCTCAGGTCGCCGATACCGACGGTATGGACCGCATCCGGAAACTACCGAGCTATTACGAGTCGAGTGCCAACTTCAAGCCCGGCGACCATATCGAGATCACCAAAGATTTGTTCGGAAGCCTGGCCGTCGGCTTCGTGGTGCTCTCAGGCCAGGATCGGGCGGCACTGTGGAAGGACTACGCCACCATCCGATCCATCGAAGCCGAGATGTTCCGCCCTTGCTCGCCAGCCTCGGCTGCCGATACGGCACAGCAGCCAGCGTAA
- a CDS encoding iron-containing redox enzyme family protein produces the protein MLSGAELTAAILRYATNPIYLDNEEWVNEDNPYRRQLRPQVLPHLVFDTPLRRDQVFNYESLAAHRMLTSIYEADLVFLPKSELTPEKYRDFHSFYSPHNRSRGEVIRPALERFAFGFLDDEVSVSGDWDAESLETFLRDLDNRVTGAVLPAEKAIRESSDPQRAAKMWLIQFAPDFLSEASPMLRNLLGNIGSIQSEWFKIVIDEYGYGVHETKHSTLFERTLDSVGLKDDVHRYWQYYLPGSLLMNNYFHYLGKNHEMFFRYLGALFYTETTLVDFCARAAGLLNDVFDGAADVEYFTEHVHIDTHHGRMALEKLILPVVRRYGAVVIPEILRGYEEFHVIAEIADEDFVSQIAWMDAGPTNKSLHDPVYQSVAEGRVTAPVAHIVEPFGELSNTHSHQGDELCHIVTGTMKFVSGFDSHQILQAGEGTVIWRDRLHGAIIESDECVYEIHSVGDYKKCMS, from the coding sequence GTGCTCAGCGGCGCCGAGCTGACCGCGGCGATCCTGCGGTATGCGACCAACCCCATCTATCTCGACAACGAGGAGTGGGTGAACGAGGACAATCCATACCGACGCCAGCTACGACCCCAGGTTCTGCCGCACCTGGTGTTCGACACGCCGTTGCGACGCGACCAGGTCTTCAACTACGAGAGCCTCGCTGCGCACCGCATGCTGACCAGCATCTACGAGGCTGATCTGGTATTCCTGCCGAAATCAGAATTGACTCCGGAGAAGTACCGTGACTTCCATTCGTTCTACTCGCCCCACAACCGCTCTCGCGGTGAGGTGATCCGCCCGGCCTTGGAACGATTCGCCTTCGGTTTCCTCGATGACGAAGTCAGCGTTTCGGGGGACTGGGACGCCGAGTCGCTGGAAACCTTCCTACGTGATCTTGACAACCGTGTGACGGGCGCGGTTCTCCCGGCTGAGAAGGCGATTCGCGAGTCCAGTGATCCCCAACGGGCCGCGAAAATGTGGCTCATCCAGTTCGCGCCGGACTTCTTGTCCGAGGCTTCGCCGATGCTGCGTAACTTGCTGGGCAACATCGGCAGCATCCAGTCCGAGTGGTTCAAGATCGTCATCGACGAGTACGGGTACGGCGTTCACGAAACCAAGCACAGCACCCTCTTCGAGCGAACCCTCGACTCGGTGGGACTGAAGGACGACGTCCACCGGTACTGGCAGTACTACCTGCCGGGCAGTCTGTTGATGAACAATTACTTTCACTACCTGGGTAAGAACCATGAGATGTTCTTCCGGTACCTGGGCGCGCTGTTCTACACCGAGACGACACTGGTGGACTTCTGCGCTCGGGCGGCCGGCCTGCTCAACGACGTGTTCGACGGCGCCGCGGATGTCGAGTACTTCACCGAACATGTCCACATCGACACCCACCACGGCCGGATGGCGCTGGAGAAGTTGATCCTGCCGGTCGTGCGCCGCTACGGCGCGGTGGTGATCCCTGAAATCCTTCGAGGTTACGAGGAATTCCACGTGATCGCTGAGATCGCTGACGAAGACTTCGTCTCCCAGATCGCCTGGATGGACGCGGGCCCCACCAACAAGTCCCTTCACGATCCGGTCTACCAGTCCGTGGCCGAAGGGCGGGTGACCGCACCGGTCGCGCACATCGTCGAACCGTTCGGCGAGCTGTCCAACACCCACAGCCACCAAGGCGACGAGCTCTGCCACATCGTCACCGGCACCATGAAGTTCGTCAGCGGCTTCGATTCCCACCAGATCCTGCAGGCCGGCGAAGGCACCGTTATCTGGCGTGACCGCCTGCACGGCGCCATCATCGAGTCCGACGAGTGCGTGTACGAGATTCACTCGGTGGGGGATTACAAGAAATGCATGTCGTGA
- a CDS encoding 50S ribosomal protein L11 methyltransferase translates to MTATPVTSQRAYQHAPFAPRPLQLASDDANPATNDLLVASLQAHLADLQRTVDSASALMSRLSEPATALELIRRYAARHVPRWHFPMLNDRQRNDTFAAAVRQVVKPGDHVLDIGSGSGLLAMLAVQAGADRVISCEVDPLLAEVARQVIHSNGLSEHITVVQKLSTDLRIGRDLGGRVDVIVTEIVDCGLIGEGLLPTLQHARQELLKPGGRLLPHAARVYGAVLSCPAARSLNSVQAALGFDVATMNHLSTPGHFPLRLATWPHQLLSDDAQLFAVDFVEEPLVDGCQVLRLPITATGVADGMLAWFQLDLSEGIQLDNSPSNAGSHWMQAYVPFPQAWPLSAGEVVDIEVRWRDLHITARPLAREALDGDPR, encoded by the coding sequence ATGACGGCAACCCCGGTCACCTCGCAGCGGGCATACCAGCATGCTCCCTTCGCGCCCCGCCCCTTACAACTCGCCAGCGATGATGCGAACCCTGCCACCAACGATCTTCTAGTCGCGTCCCTGCAGGCCCACCTCGCCGATCTGCAGCGCACCGTGGACAGCGCGAGCGCGCTGATGAGCCGACTCAGCGAGCCGGCCACTGCCCTGGAGCTGATACGCCGGTATGCGGCCAGGCATGTGCCTCGCTGGCACTTTCCGATGCTGAACGACAGGCAGCGCAATGACACCTTCGCGGCGGCTGTGAGGCAGGTCGTGAAGCCGGGTGACCACGTGCTCGACATCGGGTCCGGAAGCGGGCTGCTGGCGATGCTCGCCGTTCAAGCCGGCGCCGATCGAGTGATCAGCTGCGAGGTGGACCCGCTGCTGGCTGAGGTCGCAAGGCAGGTCATCCACAGCAACGGGCTCTCTGAGCACATCACCGTTGTCCAGAAGCTATCGACGGATCTACGGATTGGCCGGGATCTGGGCGGACGAGTAGACGTCATCGTCACCGAGATAGTTGATTGCGGCCTTATCGGTGAGGGTCTGCTGCCGACACTTCAGCATGCGCGACAGGAGTTGCTCAAGCCTGGTGGCCGGTTGCTGCCTCATGCGGCTCGCGTATACGGGGCGGTGCTTTCCTGCCCAGCGGCCCGCTCGCTCAACTCGGTGCAGGCTGCTCTCGGATTCGATGTCGCGACGATGAATCACCTGTCCACACCTGGGCACTTCCCGCTCCGGTTGGCCACCTGGCCGCATCAGTTGCTCTCCGATGACGCGCAGCTGTTCGCAGTGGACTTCGTCGAGGAACCACTGGTGGATGGCTGCCAGGTGCTGCGACTGCCCATCACCGCGACGGGGGTCGCCGACGGCATGCTCGCCTGGTTCCAGCTCGATCTTTCCGAAGGGATCCAGCTCGACAACTCCCCCAGCAACGCCGGCTCGCATTGGATGCAGGCATACGTGCCCTTTCCCCAGGCCTGGCCGTTGAGCGCCGGCGAAGTGGTCGACATCGAAGTCCGCTGGCGAGATCTGCACATCACGGCAAGGCCTCTGGCACGTGAAGCGTTGGACGGTGACCCGCGATGA
- a CDS encoding twin-arginine translocation signal domain-containing protein — MTASLAERIVNRVAERSQQPRTSRRGFLGGAAVVGAALAVNPWSYLTRPASAYDAVCGSHNTCADGYSVFCCTINGGNNTCPPNSFIGGWWKADSSSFCGGNARYYIDCNAYRDGAHACRCNQTTCDQRLVACNQFRYGQCNPQIPWSNTGPVLCRMVSCTPPWVQFGSTCSTSSATDNNTRTHSAPCLTGKVPVGVVEQVSCVGNKVTVKGWAYDPDQPSTSIKVSIYQDGRGLMGINASLPRSDVNRSRGISGNHGFSATFTASTGRHTFTVFAINILGGGRNPQIGGKTIIVNPGTAPIGHLDSANPVGDSVVLTGWAFDRDSPSTSIAVNIYQDDKPLMGIRTAVDRPDVNSAYKITGVHGFKAQFKASVGAHNYKVFAMNIAGGTGNTLIGNHSLMVRGATSTTTTAAPAGFVTSQPLPGELESVSAAGGSVRLTGWLHDPDDGSEPAVAVHEDDQVLHWYPVAGARGQDGKRAFDLTIPAGTGLHTYSVYAMAPAGEDGIDYPLIGQQAVRVNQDGALGQVRGVRRFGDTVRITGWAHDPDRPTARLALSVSRDGLVLAPHQVTRLDTEAGDASQAGGFDLVIPDVPGTHSYTVYAANPGSARRTTIGGGSVSDDDSEDDETALSNGVLV; from the coding sequence ATGACGGCTAGCCTGGCCGAACGAATCGTCAACCGGGTGGCTGAACGCAGCCAGCAGCCGCGTACCAGCCGCCGTGGCTTCCTCGGCGGCGCGGCGGTGGTAGGCGCCGCGCTGGCGGTGAATCCGTGGAGTTACCTGACCCGGCCGGCCAGCGCCTACGACGCGGTGTGCGGCTCCCACAACACCTGCGCCGACGGCTACTCGGTGTTCTGCTGCACCATCAACGGCGGCAACAACACCTGCCCGCCGAACTCCTTCATCGGCGGCTGGTGGAAGGCCGACAGCTCGTCCTTCTGCGGCGGCAACGCCCGCTACTACATCGACTGCAACGCCTACCGGGACGGCGCACACGCCTGCCGGTGCAACCAGACCACCTGCGACCAGCGGCTGGTGGCCTGCAACCAGTTCCGCTACGGCCAGTGCAACCCCCAGATTCCCTGGTCCAACACCGGGCCGGTGCTGTGCCGGATGGTCTCCTGCACGCCGCCGTGGGTCCAGTTCGGCAGCACCTGCAGCACCTCCAGCGCCACCGACAACAACACCCGCACCCATTCGGCTCCGTGCTTGACCGGCAAGGTCCCGGTCGGTGTCGTCGAGCAGGTCAGCTGCGTCGGCAACAAGGTGACGGTCAAGGGCTGGGCCTATGACCCGGACCAGCCGTCCACCTCGATCAAGGTCTCCATCTATCAGGACGGCAGGGGCCTGATGGGCATCAACGCCAGCCTGCCGCGCTCTGACGTCAACCGGTCCCGGGGCATCTCCGGCAACCACGGGTTCAGCGCCACCTTCACTGCCAGCACCGGCCGCCACACCTTCACCGTGTTCGCCATCAACATCCTCGGCGGCGGCCGCAACCCGCAGATCGGTGGCAAGACCATCATCGTCAACCCCGGGACGGCGCCGATCGGGCACCTGGACTCGGCCAACCCGGTCGGTGACAGCGTGGTGCTGACCGGCTGGGCCTTCGACCGCGACTCGCCGTCCACCTCGATCGCGGTCAACATCTACCAGGACGACAAGCCGCTGATGGGCATCCGCACCGCCGTGGACCGGCCGGATGTCAACTCCGCCTACAAGATCACCGGGGTGCACGGGTTCAAGGCCCAGTTCAAGGCCTCGGTGGGTGCGCACAACTACAAGGTGTTCGCGATGAACATCGCCGGCGGCACCGGCAACACCCTGATCGGCAACCACAGCCTGATGGTGAGAGGCGCGACGTCGACGACCACCACGGCTGCTCCGGCCGGCTTCGTCACCTCGCAGCCGCTGCCCGGGGAGCTGGAATCGGTCTCGGCCGCCGGTGGCAGCGTCCGGTTGACGGGCTGGTTGCACGACCCGGACGACGGCTCCGAACCGGCCGTGGCGGTGCACGAGGACGACCAGGTGCTGCACTGGTACCCCGTCGCCGGCGCACGAGGCCAGGACGGCAAGCGGGCCTTCGACCTCACCATTCCGGCCGGCACCGGGCTGCACACCTACTCGGTCTACGCGATGGCGCCGGCCGGCGAGGACGGCATCGACTACCCGCTGATCGGGCAGCAGGCCGTCCGGGTCAATCAGGACGGCGCCCTGGGCCAGGTCCGCGGCGTGCGGCGGTTCGGTGACACCGTCCGCATCACCGGGTGGGCTCACGACCCTGACCGACCCACCGCGCGGCTGGCCCTGAGCGTGTCGCGCGACGGCCTCGTCCTCGCCCCGCACCAGGTCACCCGGCTCGACACCGAGGCGGGCGACGCCTCGCAGGCTGGCGGGTTCGACCTGGTGATCCCGGATGTGCCGGGCACCCACAGCTACACGGTGTACGCCGCCAATCCCGGATCCGCCCGGCGCACCACGATCGGCGGCGGCTCGGTCTCCGACGACGACTCCGAGGACGATGAGACCGCCCTGTCGAACGGGGTGCTGGTATGA